Proteins from a genomic interval of Papaver somniferum cultivar HN1 chromosome 4, ASM357369v1, whole genome shotgun sequence:
- the LOC113271571 gene encoding uncharacterized protein LOC113271571, translating to MSSHEEVSEASEGHLEPEEDEDEDVDFNPFLSEAHSPEASSSLSSEDEEDLGTDLVDNAETSAFEETDFPLNLTDRAHYIDRDSENEEVLMQNQDYSNSIELGDATTGNSKKRKLASDLVDEIESMHLAVSSSSKDAYPVENSLRVGNTYVRMNDGESPNSKIFDEEDAICRRTRARYSLASSTLEELETFLQETDDDDDLQNKDDEQEYRKFLAGVLQGGDDEGGRDQENAVIEDDDEENDADFEIEIEEALDSDLDESMQDKRQTEKYAVGGRRPITRQNRSQKVSAQDKKMGQANRPLRPLLPTVSMPQFTPFPRHGGQGFIPGTSYQGLSSSHHTIQVNGFSPHQIGQLHCLIHEHVQLLVQVFSLCVFDPSHQHIANEVSGMISQLVRRRDEVSSWKVVPYPGNCFLPPCTQPSVSDRPSDGRSYEHDQSSNVNALSSAEDFVWQPLTTGPVTSILDVAPLRLVGGYMVDIAEVAKENRQRFTKSANIDALEKEPLFPLPSFLSAAESNRGVLGGCSSGNRLPKKTLAASIVESSKKQPVSLVPKEIAKLVQRFYPLFNSALFPHRPPPSSVVNRVLFTDNEDELLALGMMEYNTDWKAIQQRFLPCKYKHQIFVRQKNRCSSKAPDNSIKAVRRMKTSPLTAEEKARIDEGLGVFKLDWMSVWKFIVPHRDPSLLPRQWRIASGTQKSYKSEGAKKEKRRLYSQERRKSIAAAGSANLGTVTEKEGHVADNVDQENRTGNDDMEDEDEAYVHEAFLADWRPTDSRIAPSNPSGKEYQSGGENHSGHPFSGSHSVHDYANGLFAAPNNSLQSQNVSHVAHMRYSPACAMGPNQHAADWISKSSRSQVKLKPYRARRKKTTQLVQLAPSLPPVNLPASVHVISQSAFKTYCGPSHSTRVPSSSNVGTEDLAPARMLGTSSAGNPQKRNTPACLQGPRFDMNSVAMEEKGSESDLQMHPLLFQGSEDNHSSYCQTNYSTSSSTFSFLPGNHLQSNLNFPSTSQRAGSLVNQFYTSLGLGETPSTTSTIDFHPLLQRPDIVNKDSVNLSGNLSFDFKSFGGNHSQVKNSSGSVHISNSEPASLTGNTNEIDLEIHLSSTPRKVKDMGIRNEKENSVSACVVALDSNCLGEESLPEIVMEQEELSDSEEEIGEDVEFEREEIADSEDDDPNSAQLVETTTKEVQVIAGKEFGMNKKSSAFRSWGSSHVSSSHITHIGSLSNSEQKFVGHQNDRDQASKSFSAQPRRTRLSKRIAKGVAVQEIPLLGAEFARCVSPQRKPRKNVRKNVRKNGKSGRCLANNSLAPFCLEESSSQKDGDYRKVTDTSFVRPTPLKAGWKAVMGLEVEEPRLRL from the exons taaCTGATAGAGCGCATTACATTGATAGGGACTCAGAAAATGAAGAGGTTCTGATGCAAAACCAAGATTATTCCAACAGTATAGAATTAGGAGATGCTACTACTGGTAATTCCAAGAAGAGGAAATTAGCCTCAGATTTGGTAGATGAAATCGAGTCTATGCATCTAGCAGTGAGCAGTAGTTCAAAAGATGCTTACCCTGTGGAGAACAGCTTGAGAGTTGGAAACACTTACGTCCGGATGAATGATGGAGAATCGCCAAATTCAAAAATTTTTGATGAAGAGGATGCCATTTGCAGGCGTACTAGGGCTCGCTACTCATTAGCTAGTTCTACTCTTGAAGAGTTAGAGACCTTTCTTCAGGaaactgatgatgatgacgacctTCAGAATAAAGACGATGAACAAGAATATCGTAAATTTCTTGCAGGTGTGTTGCAAGGTGGAGATGATGAAGGTGGGAGAGATCAAGAGAATGCTGTTATCGAGGAtgacgatgaagaaaatgatgcggATTTTGAGATTGAAATTGAAGAGGCACTGGATAGTGACCTTGATGAAAGCATGCAGGATAAGAGGCAAACTGAAAAATATGCGGTGGGAGGTCGTCGACCTATAACCAGACAAAATAGAAGCCAAAAAGTATCGGCTCAAGATAAGAAGATGGGACAGGCCAATAGGCCATTGCGTCCTTTATTGCCCACAGTTTCAATGCCACAGTTCACACCTTTTCCTCGTCATGGCGGACAAGGTTTTATACCTGGTACCTCTTATCAGGGTTTATCCTCGTCGCACCATACCATTCAAGTGAATGGATTTTCTCCGCATCAAATAGGGCAGTTACATtgtttgatacatgagcatgtaCAACTTCTTGTTCAGGTATTTTCTCTCTGTGTTTTTGATCCATCGCATCAACACATTGCTAATGAAGTTAGTGGAATGATTTCTCAATTGGTTAGACGACGTGATGAAGTTTCATCATGGAAAGTAGTTCCATATCCTGGAAACTGCTTCCTACCTCCATGCACTCAACCATCAGTTTCAGATAGGCCTTCAGAtggaagaagttatgagcacgaTCAATCCAGCAATGTGAATGCCCTAAGTTCTGCTGAGGATTTTGTATGGCAGCCTCTTACAACTGGTCCTGTAACGTCCATTCTTGATGTGGCTCCACTTCGTTTAGTTGGGGGCTATATGGTTGATATTGCTGAAG TTGCGAAAGAGAATCGACAGCGTTTTACCAAATCCGCAAACATTGATGCTCTCGAAAAAGAACCTCTGTTTCCCCTTCCTAGTTTTCTTTCAGCAGCTGAAAGTAATAGAGGAGTTTTGGGAGGTTGCTCTTCTGGTAATCGTCTACCTAAGAAGACATTGGCTGCTTCAATTGTAGAATCTTCCAAGAAACAACCAGTTTCCCTTGTCCCGAAGGAAATAGCTAAGTTAGTACAGCGATTTTATCCACTATTCAATTCAGCATTATTTCCACATAGGCCGCCTCCATCATCTGTTGTGAATCGGGTGCTCTTCACTGACAATGAAGATGA ATTACTGGCACTTGGAATGATGGAATACAACACGGACTGGAAGGCAATTCAGCAGCGCTTTCTTCCTTGTAAATACAAGCATCAG ATCTTTGTCAGACAGAAAAATCGCTGCTCTTCCAAAGCACCTGATAATTCAATAAAG GCAGTGCGAAGAATGAAGACTTCTCCTTTGACTGCAGAAGAGAAGGCACGCATTGATGAG GGGCTCGGTGTCTTTAAGCTCGACTGGATGTCTGTTTGGAAATTTATTGTCCCTCATAGGGATCCATCCTTGCTACCCCGACAATGGCGAATTGCTAGTGGAACCCAGAAATCGTATAAATCAGAAGGAGCTAAAAAAGAAAAGAGGCGATTATATTCACAAGAAAGACGAAAAAGTATCGCTGCAGCAGGTTCAGCCAATCTGGGAACTGTGACAGAGAAAGAG GGTCATGTGGCTGATaatgttgatcaagagaatagaACTGGAAATGATGacatggaagatgaagatgaagcctACGTACATGAAGCCTTTTTGGCAGATTGGAGACCTACAGATTCTAGGATTGCTCCATCAAATCCTTCTGGAAAAGAATACCAGTCTGGTGGTGAAAATCATTCTGGTCACCCGTTCTCTGGATCTCATTCTGTACATGACTATGCGAATGGATTATTTGCTGCTCCGAACAACTCTCTACAATCACAGAATGTATCTCATGTTGCTCATATGAGATACAGTCCAGCGTGCGCCATGGGTCCCAACCAGCATGCTGCTGATTGGATTTCTAAATCTTCCAGAAGTCAAGTCAAATTGAAACCTTATCGAGCTCGTAGAAAGAAAACTACGCAGTTAGTCCAGTTAGCACCTAGCTTACCTCCCGTAAACCTTCCTGCATCTGTCCATGTCATCTCCCAATCGGCTTTCAAAACTTATTGCGGACCATCTCATTCAACCAGAGTTCCTTCTTCTAGTAATGTAGGAACAGAAGATCTTGCTCCTGCGCGAATGTTGGGGACTTCCAGTGCTGGAAATCCTCAGAAGAGAAATACTCCCGCCTGTTTGCAAGGTCCAAGATTTGATATGAATTCAGTTGCCATGGAGGAAAAAGGTTCTGAATCAGATCTGCAGATGCACCCATTGCTGTTTCAGGGTTCTGAAGACAACCACTCTTCTTACTGTCAGACAAATTACAGTACAAGTTCCAGTACTTTCAGTTTCTTACCAGGAAACCATCTTCAGTCAAATCTTAATTTTCCCTCGACTTCTCAGCGCGCGGGTTCTCTAGTTAATCAGTTTTATACATCTCTGGGGTTAGGAGAAACACCTTCCACCACATCCACAATTGATTTTCATCCACTCTTGCAAAGACCAGATATCGTTAATAAAGACTCGGTTAACTTGTCTGGTAACTTATCATTTGATTTTAAATCATTTGGAGGTAATCATTCCCAAGTCAAAAATTCTTCTGGTTCTGTTCATATCAGTAATTCTGAACCGGCCAGCCTTACTGGGAACACAAACGAAATAGATTTGGAAATTCACTTAAGTTCTACACCGAGGAAGGTTAAAGACATGGGAATTAGAAATGAGAAAGAGAATAGTGTAAGTGCTTGTGTTGTGGCTCTAGATAGCAACTGCTTAGGTGAAGAATCACTTCCAGAAATAGTCATGGAACAAGAAGAGTTGAGTGACTCTGAGGAAGAAATTGGTGAAGATGTAGAATTCGAACGCGAGGAAATTGCTGATTCTGAAGATGATGATCCGAACTCTGCACAGCTTGTGGAGACAACAACTAAG GAGGTCCAAGTAATTGCGGGTAAGGAATTTGGTATGAATAAGAAGAGCAGTGCGTTTAGATCTTGGGGTAGTTCACATGTAAGTAGTTCACATATAACCCATATAGGATCTCTTTCGAATTCAGAACAGAAATTTGTAGGACATCAAAATGACCGGGATCAAGCTAGTAAGAGTTTCTCAGCTCAGCCTAGACGTACCAGGTTGAGCAAGCGGATTGCAAAAGGTGTTGCAGTGCAAGAGATTCCTCTGCTTGGTGCTGAATTCGCGAGATGTGTTTCTCCTCAAAGAAAACCTAGGAAAAATGTGCGGAAAAATGTGCGGAAAAATGGCAAATCAGGACGGTGTCTTGCAAACAATAGTTTGGCTCCATTTTGTCTCGAGGAGTCTTCTTCACAAAAAGATGGTGATTACAGAAAAGTTACGGATACGAGTTTTGTTCGACCAACACCTCTTAAAGCAGGCTGGAAAGCCGTAATGGGGCTTGAAGTGGAAGAACCCAGGCTTCGGTTGTAG